From a single Apium graveolens cultivar Ventura chromosome 2, ASM990537v1, whole genome shotgun sequence genomic region:
- the LOC141695846 gene encoding zinc finger BED domain-containing protein RICESLEEPER 2-like — protein sequence MVDHEFFEYFVVNGLNPEFKLVSRNTVRSNIIKLHEEMKVKIYEMLKGLDCKINDWNLDKKLFSMAVDNAADNDSNVRHLKIWLSDRIPYAGEFFHVLHSAHILNIIVQDEMDFMKPPLINIRGTVRYLSKSPFGKQKFDQVVSQLKLQGKAQVPMDVPHMWNTMFDMIDADLVYEETFDRLAFIDKNYAFKPSEEEWILARSVHGYLKPFKDATMYFSGTKFPTVNVCFPDICDIKLQLIEWENSSEEFIRVIEGPMRLKFSKFWDECGSCLAIYLILDPRFKMDIIEYYYDKLSGSEL from the exons ATGGTTGATCATGAATTTTTTGAGTATTTTGTTGTTAATGGTTTGAATCCGGAATTTAAGCTTGTTAGTCGTAATACTGTTAGGTCTAATATTATTAAACTTCATGAAGAGATGAAAGTGAAAATTTATGAAATGCTTAAGGGGCTTGATTGTAAG ATAAATGATTGGAATTTAGATAAAAAGTTATTTTCCATGGCTGTTGATAATGCTGCTGATAATGATAGTAATGTTAGGCATTTAAAAATATGGCTCTCCGATAGAATTCCATATGCAGGTGAGTTCTTTCATGTTCTCCATAGTGCCCACATTTTGAATATCATTGTTCAAGATGAAATGGATTTTATGAAGCCACCTCTAATTAATATTCGTGGGACAGTGAGATATTTATCTAAGTCTCCTTTTGGTAAACAAAAGTTTGATCAGGTTGTTAGCCAATTAAAGTTGCAAGGTAAAGCCCAAGTTCCTATGGATGTGCCACATATGTGGAATACTATGTTTGACATGATTGATGCTGATTTAGTTTATGAAGAGACATTTGATCGTTTAgcatttattgataaaaattatGCATTCAAACCTTCTGAGGAAGAGTGGATATTAGCACGTTCAGTGCATGGTTATTTAAAACCTTTTAAGGATGCTACTATGTATTTTAGTGGTACCAAATTTCCCACTGTAAATGTGTGTTTTCCTGATATTTGTGATATTAAACTTCAACTTATTGAATGGGAAAATAGTTCAGAAGAGTTCATCCGAGTAATTGAAGGGCCTATGAGACTGAAATTTTCCAAATTTTGGGATGAATGTGGTTCGTGTCTAGCAATATATTTGATTCTTGATCCGAGATTTAAAATGGATATCATTGAGTATTACTATGATAAGCTGTCTGGAAGTGAACTCTAA